A window from Henckelia pumila isolate YLH828 unplaced genomic scaffold, ASM3356847v2 CTG_466, whole genome shotgun sequence encodes these proteins:
- the LOC140872482 gene encoding uncharacterized protein, with amino-acid sequence MTDNGVAVNGVVIVKIHLVILALYRLPTGLCKKAWRRRKRHALLKNKKKRMNSMEKENQRKDNSFGFYTYDSDGDEESTDQSDAVEWDSEVWDHFYGYGFWRSASQRNEQRVNGMLSSLGGLDRD; translated from the exons ATGACTGATAATGGTGTGGCTGTGAATGGGGTTGTCATTGTCAAG ATACATCTCGTAATCCTTGCTCTTTATCGCTTGCCCACCGGTTTGTGCAAGAAGGCGTGGAGGAGGAGGAAGCGTCACGCATTGTTGAAGAATAAGAAGAAAAGGATGAATTCAATGGAGAAGGAGAATCAGCGGAAAGATAATTCTTTTGGGTTCTATACATATGATTCTGATGGTGATGAGGAATCGACCGACCAAAGTGACGCCGTTGAATGGGACAGTGAGGTTTGGGACCATTTCTATGGCTATGGCTTCTGGAGGAGCGCTTCACAGAGGAACGAGCAACGAGTCAATGGCATGCTTTCTTCATTG GGAGGGCTTGACAGGGATTGA